Proteins from a single region of Apostichopus japonicus isolate 1M-3 chromosome 21, ASM3797524v1, whole genome shotgun sequence:
- the LOC139962487 gene encoding cell division cycle 5-like protein produces MPRIQIKGGVWRNTEDEILKAAVMKYGKNQWSRIASLLHRKSAKQCKARWFEWLDPSIKKTEWGREEDEKLLHLAKLMPTQWRTIAPIVGRTAAQCLERYEILLDQAQKKEDDPDTTDDPRKLKPGEIDPNPENKPARPDPIDMDEDELEMLSEARARLANTQGKKAKRKAREKQLEEARRLAALQKRRELRAAGIEVRKRRRKRRGVDYNEEIPFEKKPAPGFYDTSNEELDKEELNFKRLRMQDLDSTRRDEQEEREKKKDRQRQKKRKENDMPGAIAAVNKLSEPLKKRSKLVLPAPQISDAEVEEVVKMGQASENARQIATEASGEDSASQALLSDYSATPGPAGLRTARTPATQDNVLQEAQNIIALQNVDTPLKGGLNTPIAESDFDGITPKRQALATPNTAFSTPFRTPSHGADGMTPRSGMTPRGTPRPGTMGSATPGSTPLRDNLNINTEDALMEYDSQREAKRQMREQKMELKKSLAGLPVPRNDFEIVIPENEDGLQEEVEIDPHYVEDAADIELRRLQIIEEKRVEEMRRRSQVMQRALPRPTEINMAILRPKDLDTTMTDQQKAEEIIKEEMITMLHFDGFKNPVTDQSINKKMEKSVQATYAAYLEQHPYKEVTEEEITEARELLRQEMEVVKEGMGHGDLSLDAYSQVWDECQSQVLYLPSQKRYTRANMVSKKERIESAEKKLEMNRGVMTREAKKAAKMEKKLKIFLGGYQSRAMGLIKQLEDNCEQVEQSFVELETFQSLRDNEQTAIPKRLETLREDVNRQTEREKLLQKKYSDLMYERDILASQIQSAEAERRK; encoded by the exons ATGCCGCGTATACAGATAAAGGGAGGGGTGTGGCGAAATACTGAG GATGAAATTCTCAAGGCAGCTGTTATGAAATATGGCAAGAACCAGTGGTCACGTATTGCCTCTTTACTGCATCGAAAATCAGCAAAACAGTGCAAAGCCAGATG GTTTGAGTGGTTGGATCCCAGCATCAAGAAGACAGAGTGGGGCAGAGAGGAAGATGAGAAACTCCTCCATCTGGCCAAACTGATGCCCACCCAGTGGAGGACCATCGCTCCCATCGTCGGAAGGACCGCTGCTCAGTGCTTGGAGAGATACGAGATCTTACT GGATCAAGCCCAAAAGAAAGAGGATGATCCCGATACTACGGATGATCCAAGGAAGCTGAAGCCAGGAGAGATCGATCCCAATCCAGAGAACAAACCGGCCAGACCGGATCCGATCGACATGGATGAAGATG AACTGGAAATGTTGTCCGAGGCGAGGGCCCGCTTAGCCAACACGCAGGGAAAGAAAGCCAAGCGTAAAGCCAGAGAGAAACAGCTGGAAGAAGCAAGACGTCTGGCCGCCCTCCAGAAGAGGCGAGAGCTCCGAGCAGCCGGAATCGAGGTACGAAAGAGACGAAGGAAGAGACGAGGCGTCGACTACAACGAGGAGATTCCATTCGAAAAGAAACCAGCCCCGGGATTCTATGACACTTCGAACGAAGAATTGGATAAGGAAGAGTTGAACTTTAAGAGGTTACGGATGCAGGACCTGGACAGTACCAGACGAGATGAGCAAGAAGAG agagaaaagaaaaaggacaGACAGAGGCAGAAGAAACGAAAGGAAAACGACATGCCAGGAGCAATCGCTGCGGTTAACAA ATTATCAGAGCCACTTAAGAAGAGAAGCAAGTTGGTGCTCCCAGCACCACAGATATCAGATGCAGAGGTAGAAGAG GTGGTAAAAATGGGTCAAGCTAGTGAGAATGCAAGACAGATCGCTACAGAAGCCAGTGGTGAGGACAGCGCCTCCCAGGCTCTACTGAGTGACTATTCAGCGACACCTGGCCCTGCAGGCCTCAGGACTGCTCGAACACCAGCTACGCAGGACAATGTCCTTCAG GAAGCTCAGAATATCATTGCTCTCCAGAATGTAGACACCCCTTTGAAAGGAGGTCTGAACACCCCCATCGCTGAGAGTGACTTTGATGGCATAACACCAAAACGTCAGGCTCTGGCCACCCCAAACACTGCATTTAGCACACCGTTTAGGACACCAAGTCATGGAGCTGATG GTATGACACCCAGATCGGGTATGACACCGAGAGGGACACCTCGTCCAGGGACCATGGGCTCAGCGACCCCTGGATCAACTCCTCTCAGAGATAATCTAAATATCAACACAGAGGATGCTCTAATGGAGTACGACAGCCAGAGAGAGGCTAAGAGGCAAATG AGAGAACAAAAGATGGAGCTGAAGAAAAGTTTGGCCGGACTACCAGTGCCGCGGAACGATTTTGAAATAGTGATCCCAGAGAATGAGGATGGGTTACAAGAAGAGGTAGAAATCGACCCCCATTATGTGGAGGATGCGGCTGATATAGAGCTCAGGAGACTCCAGATCATAGAAGAGAAAA GGGTAGAGGAAATGAGAAGGAGATCTCAGGTGATGCAGAGAGCGTTGCCAAGGCCGACGGAAATCAACATGGCCATCTTGAGGCCCAAGGATCTGGACACTACCATGACTGATCAACAGAAG GCAGAAGAGATCATAAAGGAGGAGATGATCACGATGCTCCACTTCGACGGCTTCAAGAACCCGGTCACGGATCAGAGCATCAACAAGAAGATGGAGAAGAGCGTGCAGGCAACGTACGCAGCTTACCTAGAGCAGCACCCTTACAAGGAAGTGACAGAGGAGGAAATCACAGAG GCCAGGGAATTGCTGAGACAGGAGATGGAGGTGGTGAAGGAAGGCATGGGTCATGGTGACCTCTCGTTGGATGCATACTCTCAGGTCTGGGATGAATGTCAGAGTCAGGTGCTTTACCTTCCATCTCAGAAGCGTTACACCAGAGCTAACATGGTCAGTAAAAAGGAGAGGATAGAGTCTGCTGAAAAGAAACTGGAG ATGAACAGAGGCGTGATGACAAGAGAAGCCAAGAAAGCGGCCAAGATGGAGAAGAAGCTGAAGATTTTTCTGGGAGGCTATCAGTCCAGGGCCATGGGGCTGATCAAACAGTTGGAGGATAACTGTGAACAAGTGGAGCAGTCATTCGTAGAACTCGAGACATTCCAAAGCTTGAGAGATAACGAGCAGACAGCGATACCGAAACGACTTGAG ACTCTACGGGAAGACGTCAATCGCCAAACCGAACGTGAGAAATTGCTACAGAAGAAATACTCTGATCTGATGTACGAGAGGGACATCCTTGCTAGCCAGATACAAAGTGCCGAggcagaaagaaggaaatag
- the LOC139962489 gene encoding pre-mRNA-splicing factor syf2-like isoform X2, which translates to MASIDTMNAPGTSTSTVKHVGVKSKSSGASSSGSSTKTAAQKKFGRMIKLRELQLKRNEARKLNHAEVVEEDRRNKLPSNYEARKRKGEWILQEEEKRKAAEAKGEDYDRVKVMDVTAEDADRWERKKKRKNPDQGFSDYEQASYRQYQRLTKQMKPDMAEYGHKKDKMGTDMYPSVDSLMQGTHKDSEEGINRMVADLEKQIEKRSKYSRRRAFNEEDDIDYINERNMRFNKKIERFYGKYTTEIKQNLERGTAV; encoded by the exons ATGGCAAGTATAGACACAATGAATGCTCCGGGCACAAGCACATCGACAGTGAAACATGTTGGAGTGAAAAGCAAATCATCAGGAGCTTCGTCATCTGGTTCATCTACCAAAACAGCTGCTCAGAAGAAATTTGGAAGGATGATAAAACTCAGAGAACTTCAGTTAAAGAGA AATGAAGCAAGGAAGTTGAACCACGCAGAGGTTGTTGAAGAAGACAGACGGAACAAGCTCCCGTCGAATTACGAGGCCAGGAAGAGGAAAGGAGAGTGGATTttacaagaagaagaaaagagaaag GCTGCAGAGGCCAAGGGTGAAGATTATGACAGAGTGAAGGTCATGGATGTCACTGCAGAGGATGCCGACAGGTgggagaggaagaagaagaggaagaatcCAGACCAAGGATTCTCTGACTATGAACAAGCCTCCTATAGACAATACCAGAGACTGACGAAGCAGATGAAACCGGACATGGCAGAATATGGTCACAAGAAAGATAAAAT GGGGACGGATATGTACCCCAGCGTAGACTCCCTGATGCAAGGTACTCACAAGGACTCAGAGGAAGGTATAAACAGAATGGTCGCAGATTTAGAAAAACA GATCGAGAAGAGGTCCAAATACAGCAGAAGAAGGGCGTTCAACGAAGAGGACGACATCGATTACATCAACGAAAGAAACATGCGCTTCAACAAGAAGATTGAGAGGTTCTATGGAAAATACACCACAGAGATCAAGCAAAACTTAGAGAGAGGAACTGCTGTATAG
- the LOC139962489 gene encoding pre-mRNA-splicing factor syf2-like isoform X1: MFGIHGSLNDTGSPECMKELIMASIDTMNAPGTSTSTVKHVGVKSKSSGASSSGSSTKTAAQKKFGRMIKLRELQLKRNEARKLNHAEVVEEDRRNKLPSNYEARKRKGEWILQEEEKRKAAEAKGEDYDRVKVMDVTAEDADRWERKKKRKNPDQGFSDYEQASYRQYQRLTKQMKPDMAEYGHKKDKMGTDMYPSVDSLMQGTHKDSEEGINRMVADLEKQIEKRSKYSRRRAFNEEDDIDYINERNMRFNKKIERFYGKYTTEIKQNLERGTAV, from the exons ATGTTTGGGATTCATGGCTCTTTGAATGACACAGGCTCTCCAGAATGTATGAAAGAG tTAATCATGGCAAGTATAGACACAATGAATGCTCCGGGCACAAGCACATCGACAGTGAAACATGTTGGAGTGAAAAGCAAATCATCAGGAGCTTCGTCATCTGGTTCATCTACCAAAACAGCTGCTCAGAAGAAATTTGGAAGGATGATAAAACTCAGAGAACTTCAGTTAAAGAGA AATGAAGCAAGGAAGTTGAACCACGCAGAGGTTGTTGAAGAAGACAGACGGAACAAGCTCCCGTCGAATTACGAGGCCAGGAAGAGGAAAGGAGAGTGGATTttacaagaagaagaaaagagaaag GCTGCAGAGGCCAAGGGTGAAGATTATGACAGAGTGAAGGTCATGGATGTCACTGCAGAGGATGCCGACAGGTgggagaggaagaagaagaggaagaatcCAGACCAAGGATTCTCTGACTATGAACAAGCCTCCTATAGACAATACCAGAGACTGACGAAGCAGATGAAACCGGACATGGCAGAATATGGTCACAAGAAAGATAAAAT GGGGACGGATATGTACCCCAGCGTAGACTCCCTGATGCAAGGTACTCACAAGGACTCAGAGGAAGGTATAAACAGAATGGTCGCAGATTTAGAAAAACA GATCGAGAAGAGGTCCAAATACAGCAGAAGAAGGGCGTTCAACGAAGAGGACGACATCGATTACATCAACGAAAGAAACATGCGCTTCAACAAGAAGATTGAGAGGTTCTATGGAAAATACACCACAGAGATCAAGCAAAACTTAGAGAGAGGAACTGCTGTATAG